From Anaerococcus urinomassiliensis:
ATAGAAAACATGTGTGGTAAAACATATTCTAAATCCTTTGTATCATCCCTAACTAAAGAGTTAGACGAAGAAGTAAAACTATGGAGAAATAGTGACCTAAGTTCGATTAAATATCCTTATGTAATTGTAGATGTAGTATACATAAAAGTAAGAGAAAACAATCGAGTAGTATCAAAGGCCTGTCATATTGCAATAGGAATAAATGAAAAAGGAAATAGAGAAATAATAGGCTTAGACTTAAGCTCTAGCGAAAGTGAATACTCTTGGTCAAACTTCTTTGAATATTTAAAATCTAGAGGGCTATGCGGCCTTAAAATGGTCATATCAGACGCCCATAAAGGCCTAGTAAAAGCAATAAAAGAAACATTCGTAAATGTAATATGGCAAAGATGTCAGGTACATTTCTTAAGAAATATCCTATCAAAAGCACCAAAGAAAAACACTGAAGACTTTAGAACTGATATAAAAGCACTATTTAAAATCCAGGATATAAACATAGCAAGAAAAATGAAGGATGAGATCTTCTTAAAATACGAAAACGAAAAGAAATTTGAAAACTCATTAAACGCCTTAGATGAAGGATTTGAAGATACCTTTGCATACCTAGCTAATGATGTAATTCATAGTAGACTTAGATCAACAAATTGCTTAGAAAGATTAAACGAAGAAGTTAGAAGACGAGAAAAAGTAGTTAGAATATTCCCAAATGAAGAATCAGCTATACGATTAATAGGCGCAATCCTCATTGATATCAATGAGGATT
This genomic window contains:
- a CDS encoding IS256 family transposase; the protein is MTQLHFTINQEEIQNLINESVDNKIAKSILTKVFNELMEKERDEYLENTAYQRDPSRTTYRNGYYERDYTTKIGTLTLKVPRTRDGKFSTELFERYQRNEKALLATMLEMYIQGVSTRKVSKVIENMCGKTYSKSFVSSLTKELDEEVKLWRNSDLSSIKYPYVIVDVVYIKVRENNRVVSKACHIAIGINEKGNREIIGLDLSSSESEYSWSNFFEYLKSRGLCGLKMVISDAHKGLVKAIKETFVNVIWQRCQVHFLRNILSKAPKKNTEDFRTDIKALFKIQDINIARKMKDEIFLKYENEKKFENSLNALDEGFEDTFAYLANDVIHSRLRSTNCLERLNEEVRRREKVVRIFPNEESAIRLIGAILIDINEDWITSSKLYIKMK